In Maridesulfovibrio sp., a single genomic region encodes these proteins:
- a CDS encoding LysR family transcriptional regulator — MDIRELNCFLAVAFEGNLTRAAESLFLSQSALSGRIRQLEEELDCTLFVRKARGMDLTDEGETLLPYARSAVQAMEEFKARAAGLKREATPSLVVGLNTDPAFLRMAELAGLMRKAVPNARLSFIVSQSRYTAKMLRSGEMHVGFRFGMWGEEGIYDEMLSSVTLNIAIPNNLVHKVEFGNWQSLGNLPWIYSFSGCPFHVVLRERLSTYGTEPNLAEQADDENIMREFAAEGLGAAILREDEARQLKESGKAKLWPEPLHVPLCLSYPTGSGYATPLREFREVVRNVLRTDKTDGLHLPADESAAVPVITGRSQ, encoded by the coding sequence ATGGATATAAGGGAATTGAACTGCTTTCTGGCCGTAGCCTTCGAGGGCAACCTTACCCGGGCCGCTGAATCGCTTTTCCTCAGTCAGTCCGCCCTGAGCGGGCGCATCAGACAGCTCGAAGAGGAACTCGACTGCACACTCTTTGTGCGCAAGGCGCGGGGAATGGACCTCACAGACGAGGGAGAAACACTGCTGCCTTATGCAAGGAGTGCCGTACAGGCTATGGAGGAATTCAAGGCTCGCGCTGCCGGACTGAAACGTGAAGCGACTCCGTCTCTGGTTGTGGGGCTGAACACAGATCCGGCTTTCCTGCGGATGGCTGAGCTTGCCGGTCTCATGCGCAAGGCTGTGCCCAACGCACGCCTTTCCTTCATTGTCTCGCAGAGTCGCTACACGGCCAAGATGCTGCGCAGCGGAGAAATGCATGTGGGATTCCGGTTCGGAATGTGGGGAGAGGAAGGTATTTACGATGAAATGCTTTCATCGGTAACTCTTAACATTGCAATACCGAACAACCTTGTACACAAGGTGGAATTCGGGAACTGGCAATCACTGGGCAATCTCCCGTGGATTTATTCCTTTTCCGGCTGTCCTTTTCATGTGGTCCTGCGGGAACGTCTGTCCACCTACGGCACCGAACCGAATCTGGCAGAACAGGCTGATGACGAAAACATTATGCGCGAATTTGCCGCCGAAGGGCTGGGAGCAGCCATACTGCGCGAGGATGAGGCCAGACAACTCAAGGAATCCGGCAAAGCCAAACTCTGGCCAGAACCGCTGCACGTTCCGCTCTGCCTGTCCTACCCTACCGGTTCCGGGTATGCCACACCTCTGCGCGAATTCCGCGAGGTGGTCCGCAATGTTTTACGTACTGACAAGACCGACGGATTACATTTACCTGCCGATGAGTCAGCTGCTGTTCCGGTCATAACAGGGCGTTCTCAGTAA
- a CDS encoding heavy metal translocating P-type ATPase: MSSPFQNAPRVVHETRNRLRIRWKTLLSPELDSDYLAAWISNLPGVRDVRVNPQGRCLIIRYNGTPESRNEILEGLNRIPPQAFSRAEPAVRRRRLIDAAWSSGLAAGLPFMPATIQAPVATAMGMPAVLAGLDTLISDGPKARVLDMTTIGASLLRADYTTAASISSMVVIGECLRQITDDRSNSLLKSLTASPVKEIWVEQDGKEVSIPFEKVQAGDVVLFSSGELIAVDGTITDGEAILDRSSITGESAPVKVSPGDEVVSGSILVEGELRVKAAGTASETSMARITRLMTGALSEQSATERKSSRLADALTPVTLGLGAALYAATGDMERALSVLTIDFACAVKFPAPVVIKTSMYAAAKEGVIFKSGTALESLAEVDAIVFDKTGTLTRGELDVTDIIVCSPRSEDELLNLAAAVENRHGHPVGQGIIREAEKRGLPPLQATDTDLSIAHGVSGVVNGSLVRAGSRHFIADDCGTDCSAVSDRTVRLRSEGKTLVYVSCDGHLEGIVALIDTIRPEAETVLESLKETGIKKIVMLTGDHAGTAAVFKKKLPLVDEIRTDLTPELKSEVVGDLQSEGYRVAVVGDGVNDAPAFTVAGMGICMSRSTGLARESAHVVLDRNSLDGLLTARAVSLRVNGILQNCFNTGVTVNTGLLAAAMAGKLSPALAATLHNLNTFAILGAAAWASSRAMPQ, translated from the coding sequence ATGAGCAGTCCCTTCCAAAACGCCCCGCGCGTGGTCCATGAGACACGAAACCGCCTCCGTATCCGCTGGAAAACGCTGCTTTCCCCGGAACTTGATTCCGACTATCTGGCCGCATGGATATCCAATCTGCCGGGGGTCCGCGATGTGCGGGTCAATCCACAGGGACGCTGTCTGATAATCCGCTACAACGGAACCCCGGAAAGCAGAAACGAAATATTGGAAGGGCTGAACCGCATTCCCCCGCAGGCCTTTTCAAGAGCAGAACCAGCCGTGCGCAGGCGCAGACTCATAGATGCGGCCTGGAGTTCGGGACTGGCGGCCGGACTTCCGTTCATGCCCGCAACCATACAGGCTCCCGTTGCCACGGCAATGGGAATGCCCGCCGTACTGGCAGGACTGGATACTCTCATCTCCGATGGCCCGAAGGCCCGTGTACTGGATATGACCACCATCGGGGCCAGCCTGCTCCGCGCAGATTACACAACGGCGGCATCCATCTCGTCCATGGTCGTAATCGGTGAATGCCTGCGCCAGATAACCGATGACCGCTCAAACTCCCTGCTCAAAAGCCTCACCGCATCCCCGGTAAAAGAAATCTGGGTGGAACAGGACGGAAAAGAAGTAAGTATCCCTTTTGAGAAGGTGCAGGCCGGAGATGTGGTTCTGTTCAGCAGCGGAGAACTTATTGCCGTGGACGGCACAATTACGGACGGCGAAGCGATTCTGGACAGGAGCTCGATAACCGGAGAATCCGCGCCGGTTAAGGTAAGCCCCGGTGATGAAGTGGTCTCCGGAAGCATACTGGTGGAAGGAGAATTACGCGTCAAAGCTGCCGGAACAGCTTCTGAAACCAGTATGGCCCGCATCACCCGGCTGATGACCGGAGCACTCTCGGAACAATCCGCGACCGAAAGGAAAAGCAGCCGCCTTGCCGATGCGCTGACACCGGTTACGCTGGGACTGGGAGCTGCCCTCTACGCCGCAACCGGCGACATGGAAAGAGCCCTTTCCGTACTGACCATAGATTTCGCCTGCGCAGTAAAATTCCCTGCTCCGGTGGTAATCAAGACCTCAATGTACGCGGCAGCCAAAGAAGGTGTAATCTTCAAAAGCGGAACAGCCCTTGAATCTCTGGCCGAGGTAGATGCAATAGTCTTTGACAAAACAGGCACCCTGACCCGTGGAGAACTAGATGTTACCGACATAATCGTCTGCTCCCCAAGGAGTGAGGACGAGCTACTGAACCTTGCGGCAGCGGTTGAAAACCGCCACGGCCATCCCGTAGGACAGGGCATCATACGCGAAGCTGAAAAACGAGGACTCCCCCCCTTGCAGGCAACAGACACCGACCTGAGCATAGCCCACGGAGTAAGCGGCGTTGTGAACGGCAGCCTTGTAAGGGCCGGAAGCCGCCATTTCATAGCTGATGACTGCGGAACGGATTGCTCCGCGGTATCGGACCGCACCGTAAGATTGAGGTCGGAAGGCAAAACACTCGTCTATGTTTCCTGTGACGGACATCTGGAAGGCATTGTGGCGCTGATCGACACCATCAGGCCCGAAGCGGAAACCGTATTGGAAAGTCTAAAGGAAACGGGAATTAAAAAAATTGTCATGCTGACCGGGGATCATGCCGGAACGGCAGCTGTATTCAAAAAGAAGCTGCCTCTGGTGGACGAGATCCGCACAGATCTTACCCCGGAACTAAAATCCGAAGTGGTCGGCGATCTCCAGTCCGAAGGATACAGGGTCGCGGTTGTGGGAGACGGGGTCAACGATGCCCCGGCCTTTACCGTGGCGGGCATGGGGATATGTATGTCGCGCAGTACCGGCCTTGCCAGAGAATCCGCGCACGTTGTTCTGGACCGCAACAGTCTGGACGGCCTGCTGACCGCACGAGCCGTATCCCTGCGGGTTAACGGAATTCTGCAAAACTGCTTCAATACCGGAGTTACTGTAAACACCGGACTGCTGGCGGCGGCAATGGCTGGAAAGCTCTCCCCGGCACTGGCCGCCACCCTGCACAACCTGAACACCTTCGCCATACTCGGCGCAGCAGCATGGGCCTCCTCCCGCGCCATGCCGCAATAA
- a CDS encoding transcriptional repressor, whose amino-acid sequence MTMKIVFIVDMTGAAEKIFIDYLSRKGLTVTPQRKVIAETFLETEGHFSAEKLYGIVCVKYPEIGQATVYRTLKLLVDSGLADSLDLGEEATLYEHAYGHRHHDHLICVNCGCKVEFYDDEIERRQEKLAKANGYTLTRHRMSLYGLCENCRNKLK is encoded by the coding sequence ATGACAATGAAAATTGTTTTCATTGTCGACATGACTGGAGCAGCTGAAAAAATATTTATCGATTATCTTTCAAGGAAAGGACTGACCGTGACCCCCCAGCGGAAGGTTATTGCGGAAACATTTCTTGAGACCGAAGGCCATTTTTCCGCTGAAAAACTGTACGGCATCGTATGTGTGAAATACCCTGAAATAGGGCAGGCCACAGTATACCGTACATTGAAACTGCTTGTTGATTCCGGACTTGCAGACAGCCTTGATCTTGGTGAAGAGGCCACTCTGTATGAACATGCTTACGGGCATAGACACCACGATCATCTGATATGCGTAAATTGCGGTTGCAAAGTGGAATTTTACGATGATGAAATCGAGCGCAGGCAGGAAAAGCTGGCCAAGGCTAACGGGTACACCCTCACCCGACACCGGATGTCTTTGTACGGTCTTTGCGAAAATTGCCGTAATAAACTAAAATAA
- a CDS encoding N-acetyltransferase family protein, which produces MTDRIVLCTFDSHAESILNIFNEAIINSTALYDYKERDKDSMVGWFETKQAKGYPVIGIENPAGTLIGFGSYGSFRAWPAYKYTIEHSIYVHKDFRGRGIGKILMRELINKAAENDFHAMIGGIDATNIGSIRLHEKFGFRHVGTLPQVGFKFGRWLDLAFYQLILNTPALPNEDGE; this is translated from the coding sequence ATGACCGACAGGATAGTGCTGTGCACATTCGATTCTCATGCGGAATCCATATTGAACATATTTAACGAGGCCATAATAAATTCAACCGCTTTATATGACTATAAAGAGCGGGATAAGGACAGTATGGTCGGATGGTTTGAAACAAAACAGGCCAAAGGATATCCGGTAATCGGCATAGAGAATCCCGCCGGAACACTTATCGGATTCGGCAGCTACGGCTCATTCAGGGCATGGCCGGCCTACAAGTACACAATCGAACATTCAATTTACGTACACAAGGACTTTCGCGGACGGGGAATTGGAAAAATACTCATGCGGGAACTGATAAACAAGGCTGCGGAAAACGACTTTCACGCTATGATAGGAGGGATCGACGCGACAAATATAGGCAGCATTCGCCTTCACGAAAAATTCGGCTTCAGGCATGTAGGCACGCTGCCCCAGGTCGGGTTCAAATTCGGCAGATGGCTTGATCTGGCCTTCTATCAGCTTATACTGAACACCCCAGCTCTGCCGAATGAAGACGGGGAATAA
- a CDS encoding DUF2798 domain-containing protein: MTHDKKIALINAVLMAGFMALFMSGCLSLVNFGLTKSWLWGWGRSFILAWPLAFVLSLFSGKHIMNLSRRLARAESAEEQA, encoded by the coding sequence ATGACGCACGATAAAAAGATAGCACTGATCAACGCGGTTCTTATGGCCGGATTCATGGCCCTGTTCATGTCGGGATGCCTTTCGCTGGTCAACTTCGGACTAACGAAGAGCTGGCTCTGGGGATGGGGAAGAAGCTTCATTCTGGCCTGGCCGCTTGCCTTTGTTCTCAGCCTGTTTTCCGGAAAACACATCATGAATCTTTCACGCAGGCTGGCAAGGGCGGAAAGCGCGGAGGAACAGGCATGA
- a CDS encoding APC family permease yields the protein MSQRKIGTFSLSLMLTGSILGSGIIILPPLVLNVVGEWAIVGWLITALFGVAFAYVFAHAGTLFPGDGGAATAIEHAFGPGAKRLASYSLMSATMFGPAAVMLTIVNYLPPVLAPETAVDRFLVMAIIQVSCAGLILSGLKNMSRIGVILAALSTILLLVGSWLALYSGSGSIHHLPPFDGRSMGYSLLLMFFGIVGWEIVGNYGNEVRDPKKTIPRAALYASTIIGLVFVSVGAGMQYGSFPADAGSGVTVLLYPLFGSFAPWIMGGLVAALCVTTYIVFAGGVARLAAHLGEHGGLPAFLGKRNRFGAPMTAMICYTVIHVILIGLVCLDVIDMAGLLAVADGFFLTNALLGTLAAVRLFHKPLPKFIAVLLSMGVFIVLTMAHWPVLVAVCAMAVFVMGRARRFAWR from the coding sequence ATGAGTCAACGCAAAATAGGAACGTTTTCGCTCAGTCTCATGTTGACCGGTTCCATTCTTGGCTCGGGAATAATAATACTTCCGCCGCTGGTTCTCAATGTGGTCGGAGAGTGGGCCATAGTCGGATGGTTGATTACAGCGCTGTTCGGGGTGGCCTTTGCCTACGTTTTTGCTCACGCAGGCACCCTGTTTCCCGGAGACGGGGGAGCAGCCACGGCCATTGAGCATGCATTCGGTCCCGGTGCCAAGCGGCTGGCTTCATATTCGCTTATGTCGGCGACCATGTTCGGCCCTGCTGCCGTCATGCTCACCATCGTCAACTACCTTCCGCCCGTGCTGGCTCCGGAGACCGCGGTGGACCGGTTTCTGGTGATGGCTATTATTCAGGTCAGCTGTGCAGGGCTGATTTTGAGCGGATTGAAGAATATGAGCCGCATCGGCGTAATTCTGGCGGCCCTGTCGACCATTCTCCTTCTGGTCGGTTCCTGGCTGGCCCTTTACTCCGGCAGCGGATCAATCCATCATCTTCCTCCTTTTGACGGCAGGTCCATGGGGTACTCGCTCCTGCTCATGTTCTTCGGGATTGTCGGCTGGGAGATAGTCGGCAACTACGGCAACGAGGTCAGAGACCCGAAAAAAACAATTCCCCGTGCCGCGTTGTATGCTTCCACAATTATCGGGCTGGTTTTCGTGAGCGTCGGGGCCGGAATGCAGTACGGTTCTTTTCCCGCCGATGCGGGGAGCGGGGTTACGGTCCTCCTGTATCCGCTTTTCGGATCATTCGCCCCGTGGATAATGGGCGGTCTTGTTGCCGCGCTTTGCGTCACAACATATATTGTGTTCGCCGGGGGAGTTGCCCGGCTGGCGGCGCATCTGGGTGAGCATGGAGGTCTGCCTGCTTTTCTAGGTAAAAGGAACCGGTTCGGCGCTCCTATGACCGCTATGATCTGTTATACGGTCATTCATGTTATCCTGATAGGACTCGTCTGCCTTGATGTTATTGATATGGCCGGTCTGCTTGCCGTGGCAGACGGGTTTTTCCTGACCAACGCCCTGCTGGGCACGCTGGCTGCGGTCAGGCTTTTTCACAAACCGCTGCCGAAGTTTATTGCCGTCCTGCTGAGCATGGGCGTTTTCATAGTTCTGACCATGGCCCACTGGCCGGTGCTGGTCGCTGTATGCGCGATGGCTGTTTTTGTCATGGGGCGCGCAAGGCGGTTCGCATGGCGATAA
- a CDS encoding YkgJ family cysteine cluster protein: MAARSRSRGSRSRAVKARRSSKPAPAHGRINSDNGITAEQEAVASRVTEECMDAFKNGLKPEGNSALQTGARNDIRALYEIVRASLDVFDSMLAELVLDPPMDCKRGCIYCCVNQVSLTPPEALFLGFHLLETRTPQQLLELHARARTLSESLKGKSRQEIGMTRHLYPCLFMENGTCSIYPARPLVCRGWNSVNAQMCKHSNQSGDALAPIENHPLPRLLAASVQTGLLQGARDLGLETGFLLLTRAVLLLLEGGAEHGVMNCTTDWLEGRPFFARISTLIS, from the coding sequence ATGGCCGCTCGTTCCCGCTCACGCGGCTCTCGTTCCAGGGCCGTCAAGGCCAGACGGTCTTCCAAACCCGCTCCGGCCCATGGCCGGATCAACTCCGATAACGGAATCACAGCAGAACAGGAAGCCGTGGCTTCGCGGGTCACTGAAGAATGCATGGATGCATTCAAAAACGGACTGAAGCCGGAAGGAAACTCCGCTTTACAGACCGGAGCGCGCAATGACATCAGGGCCTTGTATGAAATCGTCAGGGCTTCACTGGATGTCTTTGATTCAATGCTCGCAGAGCTTGTGCTGGACCCTCCCATGGACTGCAAACGGGGATGCATCTACTGCTGCGTCAATCAGGTTTCCCTCACCCCGCCCGAAGCCCTGTTTCTCGGTTTTCACCTGCTCGAAACACGTACCCCGCAACAACTGCTGGAACTTCACGCCAGAGCACGCACTCTTTCGGAAAGTCTTAAAGGAAAAAGTCGTCAGGAAATAGGAATGACGCGCCATCTTTACCCCTGCCTGTTCATGGAGAACGGCACCTGCTCAATCTACCCGGCGCGTCCGCTGGTATGCAGGGGATGGAATTCGGTAAATGCGCAGATGTGCAAACACAGCAACCAGTCCGGCGATGCCCTGGCCCCGATAGAAAACCACCCGCTGCCGAGGCTTCTGGCGGCCAGCGTGCAGACCGGGTTGCTGCAGGGAGCGCGCGACCTGGGGCTGGAAACGGGCTTCCTGCTCCTGACCAGAGCGGTACTGCTTCTCCTTGAAGGCGGTGCGGAACACGGGGTGATGAATTGTACGACCGACTGGCTCGAAGGCAGACCTTTTTTTGCACGGATCAGCACATTGATTTCCTGA
- a CDS encoding AraC family transcriptional regulator, whose product MSMQSNRFEFVNADNDMGTKLLNAVMSDFSYARHSHEELAIGVTMQGVQEFSCKGSLFKSYPGNIILFNPGDVHTGNPGNDEALKYTMLYLDTRDFYPLLWSSTGSDHTQFRFPECHFRDDVLQTLVLEMSQVISGKNRFSLEYEHCRYQIAKRLAQRIRIADVNVWAENKDTLLLKVRDYIHDNVTEDISIDALSLVANMSKYHLIRMFRNQFGLTPHKYIFNLKVNRARDFLEAGKPPSEVAQEFGFFDVSHLNRHFKRSFGITPKQYQNQVKN is encoded by the coding sequence ATGTCCATGCAATCGAATCGCTTTGAATTCGTGAACGCTGATAACGATATGGGCACAAAACTGCTTAATGCCGTCATGTCTGATTTTTCCTACGCCAGACATTCCCACGAAGAACTGGCCATAGGTGTCACCATGCAGGGCGTTCAGGAATTTTCCTGCAAAGGAAGCCTGTTCAAGAGCTATCCCGGAAATATTATTCTATTCAACCCCGGCGATGTGCACACTGGAAATCCGGGAAATGATGAAGCCTTGAAATATACGATGCTTTATCTGGATACCAGGGATTTTTATCCGCTGCTGTGGAGTTCAACGGGTTCCGATCATACTCAGTTCCGGTTTCCGGAGTGCCATTTCAGGGATGACGTGCTTCAGACTCTGGTTCTGGAAATGTCTCAGGTTATTTCCGGGAAAAATCGTTTTTCTCTTGAGTACGAGCACTGCCGCTATCAGATAGCGAAGCGACTTGCGCAGCGCATCCGCATTGCCGATGTTAACGTATGGGCGGAAAATAAAGACACACTGCTGCTGAAGGTTAGAGATTACATCCATGATAATGTCACAGAAGATATTTCCATTGATGCGCTCAGCCTGGTGGCCAACATGTCCAAGTATCATTTAATCCGCATGTTTCGAAATCAATTCGGGCTGACTCCGCACAAATACATTTTCAACCTGAAGGTCAACAGAGCGCGGGATTTTCTGGAAGCTGGAAAGCCGCCTTCTGAAGTTGCGCAGGAGTTCGGTTTTTTTGATGTCAGCCACCTGAACCGCCATTTCAAACGTTCTTTCGGAATCACTCCGAAACAATATCAGAATCAAGTCAAAAATTAA
- a CDS encoding nitroreductase family protein produces MSSNMMGVMDAITSRHSVRTFTDEPVSAGQLESLFQAARLAPSSLNSQPWRFKAVQDKAMLLEFGKKEVTRTQTWLSGAGAIIACCADISGYVRDSQASAFFFRDNNLVQGDTMDGIDDYVERESTAVESAKFGAAAMNVGISVSFMILRAMELGLGTCWVGMYNEQKVKELLNIPAEIRVVGLLAVGHPAAGQPTEHNRKPLEDILLP; encoded by the coding sequence ATGAGTTCGAATATGATGGGAGTAATGGATGCGATCACTTCAAGGCACAGTGTGCGTACTTTCACCGATGAACCTGTTTCCGCCGGGCAATTGGAAAGCCTGTTTCAGGCTGCACGTCTGGCCCCTTCAAGCCTGAATTCGCAGCCCTGGCGTTTCAAGGCGGTTCAGGACAAGGCTATGCTGCTGGAGTTCGGTAAAAAGGAAGTTACCCGCACGCAGACATGGCTGTCCGGGGCAGGGGCTATAATCGCCTGCTGCGCCGATATTTCCGGATATGTGCGCGATTCACAGGCCAGTGCCTTTTTCTTCCGCGATAACAATCTGGTTCAGGGCGATACCATGGACGGGATTGATGATTATGTTGAACGGGAGTCCACCGCTGTTGAATCCGCAAAATTCGGGGCCGCAGCAATGAATGTGGGGATTTCTGTTTCCTTCATGATACTGCGAGCCATGGAACTCGGGCTCGGCACCTGCTGGGTGGGGATGTATAACGAGCAGAAGGTGAAAGAGCTTTTGAATATTCCGGCAGAAATAAGGGTAGTAGGTCTTCTGGCCGTAGGACACCCGGCAGCCGGGCAGCCGACAGAGCACAACCGCAAGCCTCTGGAAGATATCCTGCTGCCGTAA
- a CDS encoding LysE family transporter: protein MMEIVLYSVGVMYTPGPVNILSLNSGVQNRYTAHIPFCMGVGTALCLWFLVVGYAGSAIMTDQVMPVISALGAAFILYLAYKIIFSDVNLVLDGKGASSFRFRDGLLMQLLNPKSFLAVLPVTAVQFPAAGIDGNLIAVWSVGLGALGFGAPLVYAVVGTKLSEYIANTLYLRLFNYLMGAALIFVAGDIAYNHIYLALS, encoded by the coding sequence ATGATGGAAATTGTCCTTTACAGCGTGGGTGTCATGTACACTCCCGGGCCTGTCAATATTCTCAGTTTAAACAGCGGGGTGCAAAACCGTTATACCGCGCACATTCCTTTCTGCATGGGAGTGGGGACTGCGCTTTGCCTGTGGTTTCTCGTTGTAGGGTATGCAGGCAGCGCAATAATGACGGATCAGGTTATGCCGGTTATTTCTGCTCTGGGGGCCGCTTTTATCCTGTATCTTGCCTATAAGATTATCTTTTCAGACGTTAATCTCGTGCTGGATGGAAAGGGTGCGAGTTCGTTCAGATTCAGAGACGGTTTGCTGATGCAGCTGTTGAATCCCAAGTCCTTTCTGGCTGTTCTGCCAGTGACCGCCGTTCAGTTTCCCGCTGCGGGGATTGATGGAAATCTGATTGCTGTATGGTCTGTCGGTCTGGGAGCCCTTGGTTTCGGCGCACCACTGGTTTACGCTGTTGTCGGTACAAAGCTGTCTGAATATATTGCAAATACTCTGTATCTGCGGCTGTTCAATTATCTGATGGGAGCAGCGTTGATATTCGTTGCCGGGGATATCGCCTATAACCATATTTATCTCGCTTTATCCTGA
- a CDS encoding cupin domain-containing protein: protein MSDTNLKKTGAPAGAVTPPAHILFSAIRLAGRVDSQIADCSVAWIAPGGGGPEPDHAHKHDHLFVVLSGCIKVRMDGNETTLNEHQSILVPGACVHSVWNASSYPAKVLGISLDGSEQE from the coding sequence ATGAGTGATACTAATCTGAAAAAGACAGGAGCGCCTGCCGGGGCAGTAACGCCTCCGGCCCACATACTATTCTCCGCAATTCGCCTTGCAGGACGTGTAGACAGCCAGATTGCGGATTGTTCCGTAGCCTGGATAGCGCCCGGCGGAGGAGGCCCGGAACCGGACCATGCCCATAAGCACGATCATCTGTTCGTGGTTCTGTCCGGATGCATCAAGGTAAGGATGGACGGCAACGAAACCACATTGAACGAACACCAGTCCATACTTGTTCCGGGAGCATGCGTGCACAGCGTGTGGAACGCCTCTTCCTACCCGGCAAAGGTGCTCGGAATCAGTCTGGACGGTTCGGAACAGGAGTAA
- a CDS encoding TetR/AcrR family transcriptional regulator, whose protein sequence is MSKALDNYNRKQQQIVEAAKELFAGSGFAATSMDDVAVAAGVTKQTVYRYFPSKSDLFKATLQACTGQVPAKHVFGDGDISEELYGFAMRFLRFHVSAEYLDTIRLLMSEGRTEEDLGAIFFANGPQRSKDLLSAFLKEHIPEIRDTDQAAFIFVSMLLNVRMPLLLGLSKSVSEKELDKHARYAVDVFLNGCRPGGGPA, encoded by the coding sequence ATGAGTAAGGCACTGGATAATTATAACCGTAAGCAGCAGCAGATCGTGGAAGCAGCTAAAGAGCTCTTCGCCGGATCAGGTTTCGCTGCCACAAGCATGGACGATGTTGCTGTTGCGGCAGGTGTTACCAAGCAGACAGTCTACCGCTATTTCCCGTCAAAATCGGACCTGTTCAAAGCCACACTGCAGGCGTGTACGGGCCAGGTTCCGGCCAAACATGTTTTCGGGGACGGGGATATTTCGGAAGAGTTGTACGGTTTTGCGATGCGGTTTTTGCGGTTCCATGTTTCCGCGGAATATCTGGACACCATCCGCCTTCTGATGAGCGAAGGGAGGACGGAAGAGGATCTTGGAGCTATTTTCTTTGCCAACGGACCGCAAAGGTCCAAAGATCTTTTGAGCGCTTTCCTGAAAGAACACATTCCGGAAATCAGGGATACCGATCAGGCCGCGTTCATTTTCGTTTCCATGCTCCTGAATGTGAGGATGCCCCTGCTTCTGGGCCTCAGCAAGTCGGTTTCGGAAAAAGAACTGGACAAACATGCCCGCTATGCCGTGGATGTATTTCTTAACGGTTGCAGACCCGGCGGCGGCCCGGCTTAA